The following coding sequences are from one Perognathus longimembris pacificus isolate PPM17 chromosome 13, ASM2315922v1, whole genome shotgun sequence window:
- the LOC125361728 gene encoding 10 kDa heat shock protein, mitochondrial-like has product MAGQAFRKFLPLFDRVLVERSAAETVTKGGIMLPEKSQGKVLQATVVAVGSGSKGKGGEIQPVSVKVSDKVLLPEYGGTKVVLDDKDYFLFRDGDILGKYVE; this is encoded by the coding sequence ATGGCCGGACAAGCATTTAGGAAGTTTCTCCCTTTGTTTGACCGAGTGTTGGTCGAAAGGAGTGCCGCTGAAACTGTAACCAAAGGAGGCATTATGCTTCCAGAAAAGTCTCAAGGAAAAGTATTGCAAGCCACAGTAGTGGCCGTGGGATCGGGCTCCAAAGGAAAGGGTGGAGAGATTCAGCCAGTTAGTGTGAAAGTGAGTGATAAAGTTCTTCTTCCAGAATATGGAGGCACCAAAGTAGTTCTAGATGACAAGGATTATTTCTTATTTAGAGATGGTGACATTCTTGGGAAGTATGTCGAGTGA